The Thermodesulfobacteriota bacterium sequence GATCAGCTCATCGACCATCTTGGAAACTTCGATATGGGCTTTCAGGACGTCCTGCTGTATTCCTGTGCCGAGGCCGTATTGGGTTTCTGCGATCTTTGCGAAACTCTCCAAGACCTCTTTATTTTTCTTGGCGATCTCGATCGATTGGTAGACGAAGGTGAGCTCGAAAAAGGTGGTTTTTACCTCTTTGACGACCCGGTTTGTCTTCTCCTGGATCTCGTTGAAGACCGCCTCGGCCTCTCGCTCGGCCATCTCGGCCATCAGCCGCCTCTTTCCATAAAAAGGAAACGTCTGAGAGAGGGAGATCTCCTTCATCGTCATATCTTCATCTTTAAAACTGAAGTTCGTGGGTAGATTGGTTACCCCAAAAGAGAGCATCGGGTCAGGTAGGCTGCGAGCCTGGGGAATTCTCTCCTTATACACTTCCCATCTCTTCTTCGAGGCTATGATCTCTGGGTGGTTATGGAGAACCTCCTCGATCAACAAGTCCAATTTTAGCCCCCCGTTTTCTCCAAGGCCAGGAGGGGAGGATATAAAAAACTGTAGAAGGATTGAAGATATTAAAAATTTCTTTATGGATTTGATAGCCATGAGCCACTCCTTTTGCCGGAAGGTTCAAATCTTTAAAGGGGCCGCAAACATTTCGAATCTTATCTCTCTTAAAACCAAATCATCGGATGATATGTATTGATTACGACCCCATTCGTCTTATTATCAAACAGAAAAGCTCTTGGCCAAGAGGCTAAACCTTAGGGGGGTGAAGGCTTAGACTTGGGACCTAATCTTTTCGTTAGGTCTAAGGCCAAGAGCTTTTCTTTTAATTTCTATAAGTTACATCAAACCGGTATTTAGAAAATGGCTTTGTTAAATTCCCCGGTTTAATAAACACATGTTCTTGATTATTATTATAGGCAAATCTTATGCCATTCCTTCACCTCCCCGCTCTACTTTCAACCCATTTTGGAGGGTGAAAGAAAAAATAGGGCAGTTTATCCAATAACTTAAATACATTGGGTAGTTCAGCATATCCCAACAAAATAAGGTTCGAAGGGAGGGGGGTTATTCTTTCGGAAACCATGGGACAATGAAAGGCAAATCCACATCCCTTCTCCCATTTTTCCGCGTTTTCGGTCTCCGAGCACCTACTCAGGATTTCCGTTGGGAAGTATGAGAGAAGAAGACCGATGAGGATGAGGAGGTTAAGAATCTTTTTCATGCCGCCCCCTCCCCATTCAAGGAGGTGTTGAGATTCCACCCTTTGATCCCGGTCTTCACCTGACGAAGAACCTCTTCGTGTCTCGGGCAAAATTCATATGCTCCGTCCAACTGGGCATGGATCATCTCCTCTTGCCAATGACTATTAAAGAGGCGACAATCCGGATCGTCACAAAAAGGGTCCCCCTCAAGATTGTACATGAAGGCTTGAAGGACATATCCTTTAAGCACTTCTGTCATCCTCGGATCTCCGTGGTCTATAAATTTCCCTTTATATTCCTCTTTGAGCCATTCGATCGGGATTCCCTTTTGTTTCTTCACATAATACTCTCTCGGCCTTGCCGGCCCTGACACGATCCCCGGGATAGAGATCAGATGGGGAAACCCGTAAAGACTTATCCGAATATGGAAATGCCAATCGTCGGGGTCCCATGTAGCGATCAGTTGGTTCGTAAAGAGGATCGTACACTCCTCCTCGCTCAACCGGCCTTCGAAGACGAGATCGTGAATTAGTTGTTGATAAAGGGCCCCCTCATAAGGGATCCCGTAGAGCTGCCAACCTGGGTCTCTCATCCGATCCATCTCGTATTGGACTTCGACCTCAAAGACCGTTTTGGGCAAAGGCCTTTTGGGATTTTTGATTCTTATCCCGGCAAACTTCCTTGCCAAGATCTCGATCCGGTCCGGTGAAAGGGATTGATAAACATTGCCTCCCCCCAAAACCGGGATGCCCGTCTTTTCTTGGAGATACCCTTTTAAAGATTCTAAGTTTATCCCGCTGAGGTCGCCCTCGATATAAAATTGAATGTGGGAGGGCAGGGGATGAGCATCTCCTTCCTTGGGAATCCCTCTCATTGGCCCAGCTTTTTCAGGATGACCTCCGCCCCTTTTCGGCCTGAAAGCAACATGGCGCCGAAGGTCGGCCCCATTCTTGGAAGGCCGAAGGTGGTCGCCACTGCCATTCCCGTCACCACCAATCCTGGATAGGCCTCTCCCGTATGTTGTACCACGAGATCTTCGGAGGCCTCGACCCACATCGCACCGTATCCGGAGGTCTTGATCAGGCCCCTCTCCTCCAGTTTTTTGACGACGCAGGCATCGTGGCCTGTCGAATCGACGACTACTTTCGCCTCGAGCGCGATAGGGTCAACACAGGTTATTTCCCGGGGAAGCGCTTCAACCGGAGTCCAGTTGACCACCGCCCCCCGGACCCGGTTGCCTTCTTTGAGGACGACGTCATCGAATATGGTCATGTTGGCAAACTTCACCCCTGCATCACACGCCGAGGCGATCAGCTTGGAACAGGCATGGGGACCATCGGCGACATAGAGTCCCTCGGTCACTTTCTCGTAAGGGATTCCCAATTCCCCGAGGATCTTCTGACCCGGCTCCCGGACCGTCAGCTTGTTCATCAGATATCCCCCGATCCAGAACCCTCCGCCGATATAGTTGTTCCTCTCGACGATCAAGACCCTCAGGCCCTTCAAAGCCAGATCCCGTCCGGCCATCAATCCGCTGGGCCCCCCACCGATGATGAGACAATCGCTCTCCACATACTCGATGAACTGTTTGGCGAACCCCTCCACGATGGCTCGGGTCACTTCTTTTTCGCTCACGGGTGCAAAGATCTTTCCTTTCTCCTCGGACATGACCTATACCTCCTCGAGAGATCATCGGGCTGAAGGAGCATACTGGGGGTACTCCTTCGAAAGCCTGATCTTCTGTTTCTCGCAATCGATGCAATATTCCGGATACCGTGCGCCCCCATCGGGAAAGATCGTTACGATCAGACCCTCTCCGATCGCTTCGGCCAGTTTGAGGGAGGCCCAGAAGGCCGCTCCCGAGGAAGGTCCGACCCAGAGCCCCTCCTCCCGGGTGAGGCGCCTGGCCATTTCGAAGGCATCTTCCGTCTTCACGAAGAAGGTGCCATCCAGAAGGCTTTCGTCATAGATGCCCGGCTTGATCGCGGTTTCCATGTGCTTCAAGCCTTCGATCCCATGAAAACCACTGTCCGGCTGTACGCCATAGAGTTTGATGTTGGGGTTGAATTCCCTCAGTCTCCTTCCTGTCCCCATCAAGGTTCCGCCCGTCCCAACCCCAGCCACGAAGTGGGTCACCCTCCCGCCGGTCTGGTAGAAGATTTCGACCCCTGTGGTCTCGTAGTGAGCCTTCCAGTTCGAAGGATTGTTGTATTGATCGGCCTTAAAATAGCGATCCGGGTTGGCCTCGTAGATCTTTCTCGCTTCGATCAGGGCCCCATCCGACCCCAGGATGGGATCGGTATAGACCAACATCACCCCGTAAGACTCCAGCGCCTTCTTCCTCTCCTCGCTGATGTTTGCCGGGACGACCAGTTGAACCCTGTAGCCTTTGACCGCCCCGATCATGGCATAGGCAATCCCCGTATTGCCCGAAGTGGAGTCGAGGATGATCTTGTCCCGGGTCAATAGACCCGATCGCTCCCCATCCTCAATAATCTTATATCCGGCACGGTCCTTTACGGAGCCGCCCGGGTTGAGCCATTCGGCCTTGGCGTAGATCTCAACCTTTCGGAGGTGCCGCGCCAACTGACGGATCTGGATCAAGGGGGTGTTTCCGATCTGGGTGAGAAGGGAGTAACGGTCCTCTTTCCCCTCTCTTTGAACGGATTCCACCGCCTGTTTTAAAGGAAGGGCTTCCATGAGAGCCTCCCATAGTGACAGAAAAATTAAACGATCTCGATCTCCTCGGGATGAACCGTTTCTTCTTTAATTTTATAAGCCCTCACGAGGGGTGGATCCTCTTTCAGGGAAACGATCACCGTGGTCACTTCCGGATAGAAGGCCAGTTCGATGTCCGTTTTCGACGGATAGGGATCCGTATGGGTATGGGAATGGTAGATGGCCACCATCTCCAACCCATCCTTCTCCATTTCGTCGAAGACCTTCAACTGATCCAAAGGCGAAAGGGAGTACCGCGTTGGACTCTGTTCTTGGTTTCGCATTTCGAAGGCCCTCTCGACCCTTCCGTCCCGGCCGGCCAGAATCCCGCAACATTCGAGGGGGGCCTCCCTTTGGGCATGGGCGATCATCCTTTCGTAGATCGTCTTTGGAATCTTCAACACGTTCCGCTCTACTTTTTCGGAGGACCCACTTCGATGGGTTCTTCGCTCCGGCTCCATTCGATCCATGAACCGTCGTAGTTTCTCAACCTCTCCAGGGGGAAACCGATCAGATAGAGACTCACCAAACTGTGAGTCGAACGGACCCCGGAGTGTCAGTAAATATGGACCTCTTTGTCCGGGGTGACCCCGATATCGGCAAAGAGTTTCCGAATCTCCTCGGCCGGCCTCCAGAAGCCCTTGTAAGGCCCTTCCTTGACGAGCACCTCTCTCCACTCGATCCATTTCACGCCTGGGATCCGTCCGGGTTTGGCCGCACCCGTCAGCGCCTCCTCTCCGAGGTATTCCTTGCTCGCCCTCACATCGAGGACCACCTTTTTCGGGTCTTTTAAAGCCCCCCTTACCTCTGGCAAACCGCAGAGAAGGGGCTCGGTCGTGCTGGTCTTTCCCGGGAGTTTGAATGGAGCCGGGCTCGTCGAAGGGGGGACCATCTCGGTCGGATAACCCTTGGCCTTCCATCCCTCCACGCCCCCATCCAATAATTTCATCCGGGAGATCGGGAAACCATAGTAGGCCAAGATCCACCAGAGACGGGCCGCATCCGGTCCATCCGAATAGATCACCAAGGTGTGATGGTTGCTGACCCCGAGCCTAGCCATCAGCTCCTCGATCTGGCGTTGCGGGGCCATCATTCCCGGAAGGGGGTGGTCTTTGTCGGTGATATCGGGCCTCCAAATGTTCACGGCCCCAGGAATATGGCCTGCGAGATACTTTATTTTTTCTCTTACATCGATGATTCGAAGCTCAGGGACCCTCCGATCGATGAGGGCCTTCAATTCCTCGGGCTGAATGATCAGCTCGGGTCGTGCATAGCCACCGTTTGGGACGGCAAAGGCCGAGGATCCCAAGGGCCCCGTTCCAAAAAAGACAAGGGAAAAAAGGATGAAAGGTTTTCCGAAACGCTTTAATAAACACCTCCAATGAGCCATCTTCTTCCGTCCTTTCTCCCCCCATTTAAACCGTGGCCTGTGGATGGCCATCCAACCCACAGGCCTCCTGATAACTGGCGAGCTCTTTGATCACCGGCTTCTCGTTGCAAAGCGGGCAAGAGGGATTCTTCCTGACCGGAAATTGTTTGAACTCTACATCGAGGGCATTGTAAATGAGGAATTGACCGATCAGGGGTTTCCCTATACCGAGGATCAATTTGATCGCCTCCGTGGCCTGAAAAAGTCCAACCTGCCCGGGCACAACTCCCAGGACACCGGCCTCGTTT is a genomic window containing:
- a CDS encoding sulfide-dependent adenosine diphosphate thiazole synthase, producing the protein MSEEKGKIFAPVSEKEVTRAIVEGFAKQFIEYVESDCLIIGGGPSGLMAGRDLALKGLRVLIVERNNYIGGGFWIGGYLMNKLTVREPGQKILGELGIPYEKVTEGLYVADGPHACSKLIASACDAGVKFANMTIFDDVVLKEGNRVRGAVVNWTPVEALPREITCVDPIALEAKVVVDSTGHDACVVKKLEERGLIKTSGYGAMWVEASEDLVVQHTGEAYPGLVVTGMAVATTFGLPRMGPTFGAMLLSGRKGAEVILKKLGQ
- a CDS encoding cysteine synthase family protein, coding for MEALPLKQAVESVQREGKEDRYSLLTQIGNTPLIQIRQLARHLRKVEIYAKAEWLNPGGSVKDRAGYKIIEDGERSGLLTRDKIILDSTSGNTGIAYAMIGAVKGYRVQLVVPANISEERKKALESYGVMLVYTDPILGSDGALIEARKIYEANPDRYFKADQYNNPSNWKAHYETTGVEIFYQTGGRVTHFVAGVGTGGTLMGTGRRLREFNPNIKLYGVQPDSGFHGIEGLKHMETAIKPGIYDESLLDGTFFVKTEDAFEMARRLTREEGLWVGPSSGAAFWASLKLAEAIGEGLIVTIFPDGGARYPEYCIDCEKQKIRLSKEYPQYAPSAR
- a CDS encoding M67 family metallopeptidase, producing MDRMEPERRTHRSGSSEKVERNVLKIPKTIYERMIAHAQREAPLECCGILAGRDGRVERAFEMRNQEQSPTRYSLSPLDQLKVFDEMEKDGLEMVAIYHSHTHTDPYPSKTDIELAFYPEVTTVIVSLKEDPPLVRAYKIKEETVHPEEIEIV
- a CDS encoding rhodanese-like domain-containing protein → MGSSAFAVPNGGYARPELIIQPEELKALIDRRVPELRIIDVREKIKYLAGHIPGAVNIWRPDITDKDHPLPGMMAPQRQIEELMARLGVSNHHTLVIYSDGPDAARLWWILAYYGFPISRMKLLDGGVEGWKAKGYPTEMVPPSTSPAPFKLPGKTSTTEPLLCGLPEVRGALKDPKKVVLDVRASKEYLGEEALTGAAKPGRIPGVKWIEWREVLVKEGPYKGFWRPAEEIRKLFADIGVTPDKEVHIY